Part of the Deinococcus roseus genome, TGGCAGGAGCTGAAGGTGGGTTCCTGCGCCAGGCGCAGGAAGTGCTGCACGAGAAGTATTACTGGGAGCGCATTGGGTGGTCTTTGCAGCAGGCAACGTATTCCAGTGTGCTCTCGGTGCTGCTGGGAGTCCCGGCAGCCCTGACCCTTGCAAGGCATGATTTTCCGTTCAAAACCACCCTGATGCGCATTCTGATGCTGCCTCTGGTGACGCCCAGCATTGTGGCGGCCATGGGGATCCTCAGTCTGGTGGGAGCCAGGGGTTTGACTGGCATTCATTTGCAGGACACGGCTTTTCTGGTGATTCTGGGGAATGTGTTTTACAACCAGTCCCTGATTGTCCGCTTTGTGTACGCAGGTCTGTTGCGCATTCCCGAGCACACCGTACAGGCGGCCAGAGTGCTGGGGGCAAACCGCTGGAGGGTGCTCTGGCGGGTGACTTTGCCTCTGGTGCTGCCCCACCTGCTGGGGGCGTTCAGTCTGGTGTTTTTGTACTGTTTCAGCAGTTTTTCGCTGGCCCTTTTGCTGGGAGGTCAGAAATTCAGCACCCTGGAGGTGGAGATCTACACCCTGACCCTGTACCAGCTTGATTTGTCCAGTGCAGGAATTCTGGTGCTGGTGCAGTTTCTGATCACAGGTCTGGCGGCTGTGGTGTACACAAATCTGCAAAAACGCACCTCAAGCACCGGAGAATTCAGGACCAGAACCCTTCCCAGACCACAGGGGCTGCAGTGGCTGCAAGTGCTTTTCTGGACGGGCCTGACGGGCCTGATTGCTCTGGCCCCTCTGCTGAGTGTGTTTCTGAAAAGTGTGCTGGGGCAAGAGGGGATCACCTGGGCGTTTTACCGGGGCATCCTCACTTCTGACACGCTGCAGGCCCTGTGGAACACCCTGAAGTTTTCCGGGATCGCCATGGTGCTCAGCGTGGTTGTGGGGGGCTTGCAGGCCATTGTGACCTTCAGGAGGGCCAGTCCAGCGCTGGATGCCCTGAGCCTGCTGCCTTTTCTGGTCTCCATGGTCAGTGTCAGTGTGGGGTACCTGCTGGCCTATCCAGGCCTCAGTGCCAGCCTGACGCTCCTGATCGGGGCTTATGTGCTGCTGGCCCATCCTTTTGTGACCCGCACGGTGCTGGCTGGACTGCGCAGCCTGAGCCCCAGCATGTTGCAGAGCGCACGGGTGCTGGGGGCCAGTCCCCTCAGGGTGTGGCAACGGGTGATTTTGCCGCTTCTGAAGAGCAGCATCCGCACTGGAGCCGCTTTTGCTCTGGCCAGTGCCATTGGGGAATTTGCAGCCACCTTGATCTTGC contains:
- a CDS encoding ABC transporter permease, producing MQRTFTTFLLALIPLGFLGFFLIYPFVRALLAGAEGGFLRQAQEVLHEKYYWERIGWSLQQATYSSVLSVLLGVPAALTLARHDFPFKTTLMRILMLPLVTPSIVAAMGILSLVGARGLTGIHLQDTAFLVILGNVFYNQSLIVRFVYAGLLRIPEHTVQAARVLGANRWRVLWRVTLPLVLPHLLGAFSLVFLYCFSSFSLALLLGGQKFSTLEVEIYTLTLYQLDLSSAGILVLVQFLITGLAAVVYTNLQKRTSSTGEFRTRTLPRPQGLQWLQVLFWTGLTGLIALAPLLSVFLKSVLGQEGITWAFYRGILTSDTLQALWNTLKFSGIAMVLSVVVGGLQAIVTFRRASPALDALSLLPFLVSMVSVSVGYLLAYPGLSASLTLLIGAYVLLAHPFVTRTVLAGLRSLSPSMLQSARVLGASPLRVWQRVILPLLKSSIRTGAAFALASAIGEFAATLILQRPEWTTLSTLIYQTLGRPGAQNLGQAAALSSMLLGITYMAFQVLEEDAAGQNSF